A genomic segment from Antedon mediterranea chromosome 6, ecAntMedi1.1, whole genome shotgun sequence encodes:
- the LOC140052107 gene encoding uncharacterized protein, producing the protein MTNLNSNTDAFRPTNIVTTNSLFTRPLLEDDVIRVEQRQDDVSYWDAGSILCIVGPFIALFVIIIIISLINVRLSKNKSSIYPHIKMKTTDMTSYEMYKPTKDQSKIELYSPPSQRNVVITVESKESHRKTIKTKKISSTSYIKNNDNERILVKTSKSAPTLFGTPLPGDGIPASFSTLKQISWKSLDSEVCSCHTESNTSLARSTNSRNSLILPEIKCCHCRLRELHN; encoded by the exons atgACAAACCTAAATTCAAATACGGAtgcatttaggcctactaatattgTTACCACAAATAGTCTCTTTACTAGGCCTCTGCTGGAAG ATGACGTCATACGTGTTGAGCAGCGACAAGATGACGTAAGCTATTGGGATGCAGGCTCTATCTTGTGCATAGTTGGTCCATTTATCGCTTTGTtcgtcattatcattatcatcagtttaATCAATGTACGGCTATCAAA AAATAAAAGTTCAATTTATCCTCATATTAAGATGAAAACAACGGATATGACGTCATATGAGATGTACAAACCCACCAAGGACCAATCAAAAATCGA GTTATACAGCCCACCTTCACAGAGAAACGTTGTGATAACAGTCGAATCGAAGGAAAGTCAtcgaaaaacaataaaaaccaaaaaaatatcATCAACTTCCTACATCAAGAATAACGACAATGAAAGGATATTAGTAAAAACGTCAAAAAGTGCACCTACGTTATTTGGAACACCGTTACCAGGTGATGGTATTCCCGCCAGTTTTAGTACATTAAAACAGATCAGTTGGAAAAG TTTAGACAGTGAAGTCTGCTCGTGCCATACAGAATCAAACACTTCTTTAGCGCGGTCAACTAACAGTCGCAATTCGTTGATATTACCAGAGATTAAATGCTGCCATTGTCGTCTTCGAGAGCTTCACAATTAa
- the LOC140051743 gene encoding gelsolin-like protein 1 → MSGLVKAKKYDWKDSNLALFGSDTEKNVKKSSAETEPAWKGAGQKVGIRIWRIVKFKVTDWPKDDYGKFYNGDSYIILNTYKEKESDELLYDVHFWIGQYSTQDEYGTAAYKTVELDTLLDDKPIQHREVMDHESSLFKSYFDSFSLLEGGADTGFRHVKPTEYQPRLLHFCKTVSKKVEIKEVPLFKQCLDSSDVFILDLGLEIFQWNGKTCNKDEKFTAVQFLQTLKSERSGKPVVESLDERDISESHKFYSSLTDGEKPEARTAPAATEKILYKLSDESGNLEFTTIATGQFQKSMLDRQDVYIIDTGSELFVWVGSGASPDEKKNGMTYAHNYLMKTDHPLIPVTVVKEGQESAAFNKAFSS, encoded by the exons ATGTCTGGTTTGGTTAAGGCGAAGAAGTATGACTGGAAAGACTCCAATTTGGCGCTGTTTGGAAGCGACactgaaaaaaatgtgaagaaGAGCTCAGCTGAAACAGAACCTGCGTGGAAAGGTGCTGGCCAGAAAGTGGGCATAAGAATCTGGCGTATTGTCAAGTTTAAGGTTACTGATTGGCCAAAAGACGACTATGGCAAGTTTTACAACGGTGATTCTTATATCATTTTGAATACATAC aaaGAGAAAGAGAGTGATGAGCTGCTTTATGACGTTCACTTCTGGATTGGACAATACTCCACTCAG GATGAATATGGTACTGCTGCATATAAGACTGTTGAATTGGACACGCTTCTTGACGACAAACCGATACAACATCGAGAGGTTATGGATCACGAATCAAGCCTCTTCAAGTCGTACTTCGATAGTTTTTC gctTCTTGAAGGTGGAGCAGATACAGGTTTCAGACATGTAAAACCTACAGAGTACCAACCCAGGCTGCTTCATTTTTGCAAAACTGTATCTAAAAAAGTGGAAATCAAAGAG GTTCCACTCTTTAAGCAATGTCTTGATTCAAGTGACGTGTTTATATTGGATTTGGGATTGGAAATATTTCAATGGAATGGTAAAACATGCAATAAAGACGAAAAATTCACG GCTGTACAGTTTTTACAAACGTTAAAATCTGAAAGATCTGGAAAGCCAGTGGTTGAGTCTCTTGATGAACGTGATATAAGCGAAAGCCATAAGTTTTATTCTAGTCTGACTGACGGTGAAAAGCCAGAAGCAAGGACTGCTCCTGCTGCTACAGAAAAAATCTTGTACAA GTTGTCCGATGAAAGTGGTAATTTGGAATTCACAACAATTGCAACCGGTCAATTCCAAAAAAGCATGCTTGATAGACag GATGTGTACATTATTGATACTGGTAGTGAACTGTTTGTCTGGGTTGGTTCGGGTGCAAGTCCTGACGAGAAAAAGAACGGCATGACATATGCCCAT aattaCTTGATGAAGACTGACCATCCTTTGATCCCAGTTACTGTTGTGAAAGAAGGCCAGGAAAGTGCCGCATTTAATAAAGCGTTCTCATCataa
- the LOC140051763 gene encoding S-methyl-5'-thioadenosine phosphorylase-like, translating into MTALKIGIIGGTGLDNPELILERKEHYVDTPFGKPSDALIHGKIKDVNCVLLPRHGRDHTIMPSNVNYRANIHALVAAGCTHILASTACGSLQQNIVPGQFLILDQFIDRTTKRIQTFYDGEASSPEGVCHTPMHSPFCEDTRQILIKAAEKAGIECHKRGTALTIEGPRFSSRAESILFHKWGADVINMTTVPEVVLAKEKGICYASFAMATDYDSWRDDDKAEHVNVEVVMSIIKENGEKAKKLLLEAIPMIAKQDWTQVIAETKAVAAGSVMGIPKK; encoded by the exons atgactgCATTAAAA ATTGGTATTATAGGAGGTACAGGATTGGACAATCCTGAATTGATTCTTGAAAGAAAAGAGCATTATGTTGATACACCATTTGGCAAG CCATCAGATGCACTCATTCATGGCAAGATTAAAGATGTCAATTGTGTGCTACTTCCAAG GCATGGCAGAGATCATACCATTATGCCATCAAATGTAAATTATAGAGCCAACATACATGCACTGGTAGCTGCTGGATGCACTCACATCCTAGCGTCCACTGCTTGTGGGTCACTCCAGCAAAATATTGTACCTGGTCAGTTTCTCATCTTGGACCAGTTCATTGATCGAACCACTAAAAGAATTCAGACATTTTATGATGGCGAAGCAAGCAGTCCTGAAGGCGTTTGCCACACACCAATGCATTCCCCTTTCTGTGAAGATACACGCCAG ATTCTGATTAAGGCGGCAGAGAAAGCTGGAATCGAGTGTCATAAACGAGGGACTGCTCTTACCATTGAAGGACCAAGATTTTCATCAAGGGCCGAGAGCATCCTCTTTCATAAATGGGGCGCTGATGTGATTAACATGACGACAGTGCCAGAAGTTGTCCTTGCAAAAGAGAAAGGCATTTGTTATGCCAGTTTTGCCATGGCAACTGATTATGATTCCTGGAGAGATGATGACAAAGCGGAACat GTGAACGTTGAGGTTGTAATGTCAATTATTAAGGAGAATGGTGAAAAGGCCAAGAAGCTGTTGTTAGAAGCAATACCAATGATTGCCAAGCAAGATTGGACTCAAGTTATAGCAGAAACAAAA GCTGTAGCAGCTGGATCTGTTATGGGCATTCCTAAGAAGTAA